In one Drosophila pseudoobscura strain MV-25-SWS-2005 chromosome X, UCI_Dpse_MV25, whole genome shotgun sequence genomic region, the following are encoded:
- the LOC6901249 gene encoding maternal protein exuperantia-2: MVSAISEDSASATASGQCEVVKEELPAGNYILVAVEIDTTGRRLIDEIVQLAGYTSKGNFQQYIMPYMNLNQAARQRHQIRVISIGFYRMLKSMQTYKIIKSKSEVAALMDFLNWLETLLAKQPNKEGIVMLYHDDRKFIPYMILEALKKYSLIDRFNRSVKAFANTCPMAKTFLGKHGIKNCGLRKLSMLLAKSKDGNSTKEDEHENPEGNSSITDNSGHKNQKQGAFEGSANVRAKMVYEMALQLIESESTESPESFESPESSESSEAEVKLLNAVRPFSQLLSSTILELKDQNHSLGRQNSFRPVFLNYFRTTLNYRVRAVKYRIALAEHGFTLKSLKAIWSDKRKPGLELVLTAIDSLKTEETAELLDLLDSYYDPSKTTIKPRCKRSGNGTRRRNRAKGAASSKNGAIGAGGDNSVPDSATKPGGRPRRKRNNIRNNILGPQNTEKGSPKAEMKTSTPKSMSIKPPSEFADI, encoded by the exons ATGGTTTCCGCCATTTCTGAAGATAGTGCTTCCGCTACCGCCTCCGGTCAGTGCGAGGTCGTGAAGGAGGAGCTGCCGGCAGGCAACTACATCCTGGTTGCCGTTGAGATAGATACCACTGGACGTCGTCTGATTGATGAG ATTGTCCAGTTGGCTGGCTACACGTCAAAGGGCAACTTCCAGCAGTATATCATGCCGTATATGAATCTGAATCAAGCCGCTCGTCAGCGTCATCAAATTCGTGTGATTTCGATCGGATTCTATCGCATGCTAAAGTCGATGCAGACCTACAAG ATTATCAAGTCCAAGTCGGAGGTCGCTGCCCTCATGGACTTTCTCAACTGGCTTGAGACGCTGCTCGCCAAGCAGCCCAACAAAGAAGGCATCGTTATGCTCTACCACGATGATCGCAAATTCATACCCTACATGATTTTGGAGGCACTCAAGAAGTACTCCCTGATTGATAGATTCAATCGGTCGGTGAAGGCTTTTGCCAACACTTGCCCTATGGCCAAGACCTTCCTTGGCAAACATGGTATCAAGAACTGTGGCCTACGCAAGCTTTCGATGCTCTTGGCCAAGTCGAAGGATGGGAATTCCACCAAGGAGGATGAACACGAGAATCCCGAAGGAAACTCCAGCATCACCGATAACAGCGGCCACAAGAATCAGAAGCAGGGCGCCTTTGAGGGGAGCGCCAATGTGCGGGCCAAGATGGTCTACGAAATGGCCCTTCAGTTGATTGAATCCGAGTCAACTGAGTCCCCCGAGTCGTTCGAGTCACCCGAATCGTCCGAGTCCTCGGAGGCAGAGGTTAAGTTGTTGAATGCCGTGAGACCATTCTCCCAACTTCTCAGCTCGACGATCCTCGAGCTGAAAGACCAGAACCATAGCCTGGGCCGCCAAAACTCATTCCGTCCAGTCTTCTTGAACTATTTCCGCACCACTCTCAACTATCGTGTCCGTGCCGTAAAGTACCGCATTGCGCTGGCCGAACATGGCTTTACCCTGAAGTCTTTAAAGGCCATTTGGTCTGATAAGCGCAAGCCGGGCTTGGAGCTGGTTTTGACAGCGATTGATTCGCTGAAGACCGAGGAAACGGCCGAGCTGCTGGACCTTCTGGACAGCTACTACGACCCCAGCAAAACGACCATCAAGCCGAGATGCAAGCGCTCTGGCAATGGCACTCGTCGTCGCAATCGGGCCAAAGGTGCAGCATCGTCGAAAAATGGAGCCATCGGTGCTGGTGGCGACAACTCCGTGCCGGACTCCGCCACCAAGCCGGGCGGACGTCCTCGTCGCAAACGCAACAACATTCGGAACAACATTCTGGGACCCCAGAACACTGAGAAAGGCTCACCAAAGGCGGAAATGAAGACCTCGACCCCGAAGTCTATGTCCATAAAGCCGCCGTCAGAGTTTGCTGACATCTAA
- the LOC6901248 gene encoding uncharacterized protein, protein MMKLQINCLLAALLAVSSGNAKTFTPTEEFQKAPDLGGMQESNETESTQGQTVPMATAMGEVVHSSNSSNSSNSSNSSNFSNSSNSSNSSNSSNSSNSSNSSNSKLGSSKSAQGQHQRQRQPATTVLKHIVRKKRDIFLQDTPYDFNTIHQSCDFDERGRHRIVMFFPNHCIWTWNNKYVHEGFYYLFKLYQTEAFFFGQYNERLKQYETVPHVWTKD, encoded by the exons ATGATGAagttgcaaataaattgcctGTTAGCCGCTCTCCTCGCCGTA TCGAGCGGAAATGCAAAAACTTTTACACCAACAGAGGAGTTCCAGAAGGCCCCCGACCTTGGTGGGATGCAGGAGTCAAACGAAACTGAAAGTACCCAAGGTCAGACAGTCCCAATGGCCACGGCCATGGGTGAGGTGGTCCACTCCAGCAACTCTAGTAACTCCAGCAACTCTAGCAACTCTAGTAACTTTAGCAACTCTAGCAACTCTAGTAACTCCAGCAACTCTAGCAATTCCAGCAACTCTAGCAACTCCAGCAACTCCAAGCTGGGATCAAGCAAAAGTGCACAAGGTCAGCaccagcgtcagcgtcagccaGCAACAACTGTTTTGAAGCACATCGTTCGTAAGAAGAGAGATATTTTTCTGCAAGATACCCCCTACGACTTTAATACAATACATCAGTCCTGCGATTTTGATGAGCGCGGGAGACACCGCATTGTCATGTTCTTCCCGAATCATTGCATTTGGACCTGGAACAACAAGTACGTTCACGAGGGTTTCTATTATCTCTTCAAGCTGTATCAGACGGAGGCCTTCTTCTTTGGACAGTACAACGAACGCTTGAAACAGTACGAAACCGTACCCCACGTCTGGACCAAGGACTAG